The following coding sequences lie in one Streptomyces sp. NBC_00510 genomic window:
- a CDS encoding SDR family oxidoreductase encodes MRIDLTGRTALVTGSTQGIGAAIAAGLARAGARVGVNGRDPGRVDEAVARLRGEVPEGDFLAVGADVASQEGAARAYERMPDVDVLVNNLGVYGAMDALDIDDDEWRRYFEVNVLSAARLTRMYLPRMLERNWGRVQYIASDSAVVTPAEMIHYGMSKTALLALGRGFAKKAAGTGVTVNSVIAGPTHTAGVEDFVRQLVDPGLPWDQAQRAFMREHRPQSLLQRLIEPEEIANMVVYLSSDLASATTGGALRVDGGYVDAIVP; translated from the coding sequence CGGCGGGCCTCGCACGGGCCGGCGCCCGGGTCGGGGTCAACGGCCGCGACCCGGGAAGGGTGGACGAGGCCGTCGCCCGACTGCGCGGCGAGGTCCCGGAAGGCGACTTCCTCGCCGTCGGTGCCGACGTCGCCTCGCAGGAGGGCGCCGCCCGCGCGTACGAGCGGATGCCGGACGTGGACGTCCTCGTCAACAACCTGGGCGTCTACGGCGCCATGGACGCCCTCGACATCGACGACGACGAATGGCGCCGCTACTTCGAGGTGAACGTGCTCTCCGCGGCCCGCCTCACGAGGATGTACCTCCCCCGGATGCTCGAACGGAACTGGGGCCGCGTCCAGTACATCGCCAGCGACTCGGCGGTCGTCACGCCGGCCGAGATGATCCACTACGGCATGTCCAAGACCGCGCTGCTCGCCCTCGGCCGCGGCTTCGCCAAGAAGGCCGCGGGCACCGGTGTCACCGTCAACTCGGTGATCGCCGGCCCCACCCATACGGCGGGCGTGGAGGACTTCGTCCGCCAGCTCGTGGACCCCGGCCTCCCCTGGGACCAGGCGCAGCGGGCCTTCATGCGCGAGCACCGCCCGCAGTCCCTGCTGCAGCGCCTCATCGAGCCGGAGGAGATCGCCAACATGGTGGTGTACCTCAGCTCCGACCTGGCCTCGGCCACCACCGGCGGCGCGCTGCGGGTCGACGGGGGCTACGTCGACGCCATCGTCCCCTGA
- a CDS encoding FdhF/YdeP family oxidoreductase has protein sequence MAPGDGRPEVPPTGGEGPADDKRPSQHGYHHPAAGWGAAKSVTRVLLRERALVDGPRAIFKMNHENGGFDCPGCAWPDDTKGLKLDICENGIKHVTWEMTPKRVTRDFFAAHTVTELSTWTDFALEDQGRLTEPMVYDPGTDHYVPISWQAAFDLVGRELRALDSPHEAAFYTSGRLGNEATFLYQLMAREFGTNNLPDCSNMCHEASGRALQASLGTGKGTADLKDWESAEALFIMGVNAASNAPRMLTALADAYRRGAQIVHVNPLIEAAATRTIVPHEMTDMALFKSTRTSTLNLQVRAGGDMALLRGMAKAVLEQSVGDPKALDREFIERYTSGFEEYRALCEATPWEELERQSGLTRADILKAAAVYSRSDRTLISWCLGVSQHEHGVDTVREIVNVLLLRGNLGREGAGPSPVRGHSNVQGNRTCGIDHRPAEAFLDRLAAVCGIDPPREHGLDTVGTVAAMHEGRIKVFVGMGGNFVLAAPDTPYTAQGLAKCALTTHVSTKLNRSHLVHGRQALILPCLGRTEKDEQRRGLQATSVEDSMSMVHLSVGMKRPASSRLLSEPAIIAGMARAALPGSSTPWEHYVEDYDRIRDTMAKVLDGFEDFNRRVRLPLGFRIRQPARELVFFTPSGRAEFSSAPLPDVVPRDGMLVLQTMRSHDQWNTTIYSDDDRYRGVKNLRTLVLMNPADMRARDIEPGTLVDITATAKDGSRRTLTGYRALPYDMPRDCAAGYMPEMNVLIAANDYSTQSDQPLMKSVRVTIGPTG, from the coding sequence ATGGCACCCGGCGACGGCCGGCCCGAGGTGCCGCCGACCGGCGGTGAGGGTCCCGCCGACGACAAGCGGCCCTCCCAGCACGGCTACCACCACCCCGCCGCGGGGTGGGGCGCCGCCAAGAGCGTCACCCGGGTACTGCTGCGGGAACGCGCACTGGTCGACGGCCCCCGGGCGATCTTCAAGATGAACCACGAGAACGGCGGCTTCGACTGTCCCGGGTGCGCGTGGCCCGACGACACCAAGGGACTCAAGCTCGACATCTGCGAGAACGGCATCAAGCACGTCACCTGGGAGATGACGCCCAAGCGCGTGACACGGGACTTCTTCGCCGCCCACACCGTCACGGAGCTGTCGACCTGGACCGACTTCGCGCTCGAGGACCAGGGCCGGCTCACGGAACCCATGGTGTACGACCCCGGCACCGACCACTACGTGCCCATTTCCTGGCAGGCCGCCTTCGATCTCGTCGGCCGTGAACTCCGTGCCCTGGACAGCCCCCACGAGGCCGCCTTCTACACCTCCGGCAGGCTCGGCAACGAGGCCACCTTCCTCTACCAGCTGATGGCCCGGGAATTCGGCACGAACAACCTGCCGGACTGTTCCAACATGTGCCACGAGGCGTCGGGCCGGGCGTTGCAGGCGTCCCTGGGCACCGGCAAGGGCACCGCCGACCTGAAGGACTGGGAGTCCGCCGAGGCGCTGTTCATCATGGGCGTCAACGCGGCCTCCAACGCGCCGCGGATGCTGACCGCACTCGCCGACGCCTACCGGCGTGGCGCCCAGATCGTGCACGTCAACCCGCTGATCGAGGCGGCGGCGACCCGGACGATCGTGCCGCACGAGATGACGGACATGGCCCTGTTCAAGTCGACCCGGACCAGCACGCTCAACCTGCAGGTCCGCGCCGGCGGCGACATGGCGCTCCTGCGGGGCATGGCCAAGGCCGTGCTGGAGCAGTCGGTCGGCGACCCCAAGGCGCTGGACCGGGAGTTCATCGAGCGCTACACGTCCGGCTTCGAGGAGTACCGCGCCCTGTGCGAGGCCACGCCCTGGGAGGAACTGGAGCGCCAGTCCGGGCTGACCCGCGCCGACATCCTCAAGGCCGCGGCCGTCTACTCGCGTTCGGACCGCACCCTGATCAGCTGGTGCCTCGGCGTCAGCCAGCACGAGCACGGCGTGGACACCGTCCGCGAGATCGTCAACGTCCTGCTGCTCCGCGGCAACCTGGGGCGCGAGGGCGCCGGCCCCTCCCCCGTGCGCGGGCACAGCAACGTCCAGGGCAACCGCACGTGCGGCATCGACCACCGGCCGGCCGAGGCCTTCCTGGACCGGCTCGCCGCGGTCTGCGGCATCGACCCGCCGCGGGAGCACGGCCTGGACACGGTGGGCACCGTCGCCGCCATGCACGAGGGCAGGATCAAGGTGTTCGTCGGGATGGGCGGCAACTTCGTGCTCGCCGCGCCCGACACCCCGTACACGGCCCAGGGCCTGGCCAAGTGCGCCCTGACCACGCACGTGAGCACCAAGCTCAACCGGAGCCATCTCGTCCACGGCAGGCAGGCCCTGATCCTGCCGTGCCTGGGCCGCACCGAGAAGGACGAGCAGCGGCGCGGACTCCAGGCCACGTCCGTCGAGGACTCCATGAGCATGGTCCACCTGTCCGTCGGCATGAAGCGTCCCGCCTCGTCCCGCCTGCTGTCCGAACCGGCCATCATCGCCGGGATGGCGCGCGCCGCCCTCCCCGGCAGTTCCACGCCGTGGGAGCACTACGTCGAGGACTACGACCGGATCCGCGACACCATGGCCAAGGTCCTGGACGGGTTCGAGGACTTCAACCGTCGTGTCCGGCTCCCCCTGGGCTTCCGGATCCGCCAGCCCGCGCGCGAACTGGTCTTCTTCACGCCCTCCGGGCGTGCCGAGTTCTCCAGCGCGCCACTGCCGGACGTGGTGCCCCGCGACGGGATGCTCGTACTGCAGACGATGCGCTCCCACGACCAGTGGAACACCACCATCTACTCGGACGACGACCGCTACCGCGGCGTGAAGAACCTGCGCACCCTCGTCCTGATGAACCCGGCCGACATGCGGGCCCGGGACATCGAGCCCGGCACCCTCGTCGACATCACGGCGACGGCCAAGGACGGCAGCCGGCGCACGCTCACCGGCTACCGCGCGCTGCCCTACGACATGCCCCGCGACTGCGCGGCCGGCTACATGCCGGAGATGAACGTGCTCATCGCCGCGAACGACTACAGCACCCAGAGCGACCAGCCGCTGATGAAGAGCGTCCGGGTCACCATCGGCCCCACCGGCTGA
- a CDS encoding SRPBCC family protein — MASTSVSRVVPASPERVWDLIGGFHALPDWLPFIPESTPLEGGRARRLRNPDGEVIVERMVAFNEAERHYAYAILQAPFPVTGYVSDLRVHAVPGQPEVAEVVWSGRFVPDGAGEAEVVELFTGIYRDGLEALHATLAG; from the coding sequence ATGGCGTCCACCTCGGTCAGCCGAGTCGTGCCCGCGTCGCCCGAACGCGTCTGGGACCTGATCGGCGGCTTCCACGCGCTGCCCGACTGGCTCCCGTTCATCCCGGAGAGCACCCCACTGGAGGGCGGGCGGGCGCGCAGGCTCCGCAACCCCGACGGCGAGGTGATCGTCGAGCGCATGGTGGCCTTCAACGAAGCCGAGCGCCACTATGCGTACGCGATCCTTCAGGCGCCCTTCCCCGTGACCGGGTACGTCTCCGACCTGCGGGTCCACGCCGTACCTGGGCAGCCGGAGGTCGCGGAGGTCGTGTGGAGCGGCCGGTTCGTCCCCGACGGGGCCGGCGAGGCGGAGGTGGTCGAGCTGTTCACCGGCATCTACCGCGACGGCCTCGAAGCGCTCCACGCCACGCTCGCGGGCTGA
- a CDS encoding aldo/keto reductase has translation MSLKELIPGRLGFGTAPLGNMFRAIPEEEVSATLEAAWDQGVRFYDTAPFYGAGLAELRLGELLSRRPRDEYVLATKVGRVILDEPEPGARDLGEKGGLFEHGRPNAMLHEWTADATERSIEGSLKRLGVDRVDIVWVHDIAQDFHGDLWLSKFEEARTGAFRVLSRLRDEGVIKAWGLGVNRVEPIELTLDLDEPQPDGFLLAGRYTLLDHARPLERLLPKAQEQGVCMVVGGPYSSGVLAGGTHFEYQDAPPEVVERVRRIKEITARHGVSVKAAALQFSLAHPVAVAAVPGSTKPGRIAEDIAALDEDVPAAFWSDLRASGLVSPAAPLPNGA, from the coding sequence ATGTCGCTCAAGGAACTCATCCCCGGCCGTCTCGGCTTCGGTACCGCCCCCCTCGGCAACATGTTCCGCGCCATCCCCGAAGAGGAGGTGAGCGCGACCCTGGAGGCCGCCTGGGACCAGGGCGTCCGCTTCTACGACACGGCCCCCTTCTACGGCGCGGGTCTCGCGGAGCTGCGGCTCGGCGAGCTGCTCTCGCGGCGGCCCCGCGACGAGTACGTGCTGGCCACCAAGGTCGGGCGCGTCATCCTGGACGAGCCCGAGCCGGGCGCCCGCGACCTCGGCGAGAAGGGCGGCCTGTTCGAGCACGGCCGTCCGAACGCGATGCTCCACGAATGGACCGCCGACGCCACCGAGCGGTCGATCGAGGGAAGCCTGAAGCGTCTCGGCGTCGACCGCGTGGACATCGTCTGGGTGCACGACATCGCCCAGGACTTCCACGGCGACCTGTGGCTGAGCAAGTTCGAGGAGGCCCGCACCGGTGCCTTTCGCGTGCTGTCCCGGCTCCGCGACGAAGGCGTCATCAAGGCTTGGGGCCTCGGCGTGAACCGGGTCGAGCCCATCGAGCTGACGCTCGACCTGGACGAGCCGCAGCCCGACGGCTTCCTGCTCGCCGGCCGCTACACCCTGCTGGACCACGCGCGCCCGCTGGAGCGGCTGCTGCCCAAGGCGCAGGAACAGGGCGTCTGCATGGTCGTCGGCGGCCCCTACAGCTCAGGGGTCCTCGCCGGCGGCACCCACTTCGAGTACCAGGACGCGCCCCCGGAGGTCGTCGAGCGCGTACGGCGCATCAAGGAGATCACGGCCCGCCACGGGGTGAGCGTCAAGGCGGCGGCCCTGCAGTTCTCGCTCGCGCACCCGGTGGCCGTCGCCGCCGTCCCCGGCTCGACCAAGCCGGGCCGCATCGCCGAGGACATCGCCGCGCTCGACGAGGACGTCCCGGCCGCCTTCTGGTCCGATCTGCGCGCCTCCGGCCTCGTCAGCCCCGCCGCGCCGCTCCCGAACGGCGCCTGA
- a CDS encoding NADH:flavin oxidoreductase/NADH oxidase translates to MTTTLFEPFTLRSLTIPNRIWMAAMCQYSAAPDGEQAGVPNDWHFTHLAARATGGTGLIITEATAVSPEGRISPYDLGIWNDTQVEAFRRITAFLKSQGTVPGIQLAHAGRKASTERTWVDRGAPITPDTQHGWTPAGPSAVPFDTGSTTPEELSTEQIGRIVADFAAAARRALDAGFQVAEIHGAHGYLINQFLSPHSNRRTDGYGGDFAGRTRFALEVVDAVRAVWPADLPVFFRISATDWLSENADDDREGWTADDTVRLAKELQARGVDLMDVSTGGNAPNARIVAAPGYQVPFAERVRNETGMPVAAVGMITEPDQAQAIVGSGGADAVLLGRELLRDPYWARHAATALGGKVTTPVQYHRA, encoded by the coding sequence GTGACCACCACCTTGTTCGAGCCTTTCACCCTCCGGTCGCTGACCATTCCGAACCGGATCTGGATGGCCGCGATGTGCCAGTACAGCGCCGCGCCGGACGGCGAGCAGGCGGGCGTGCCGAACGACTGGCACTTCACGCACCTGGCGGCCCGGGCCACCGGCGGCACCGGCCTGATCATCACCGAGGCCACCGCGGTCAGCCCCGAGGGCCGGATCAGCCCGTACGACCTCGGCATCTGGAACGACACCCAGGTCGAGGCCTTCCGCCGGATCACCGCCTTCCTGAAGTCCCAGGGCACCGTGCCCGGCATCCAGCTCGCCCACGCCGGCCGCAAGGCCTCCACCGAACGCACCTGGGTCGACCGCGGCGCCCCCATCACCCCCGACACCCAGCACGGCTGGACACCCGCCGGCCCCAGCGCCGTCCCGTTCGACACCGGCTCCACCACACCGGAGGAGCTCAGCACCGAGCAGATCGGCCGGATCGTGGCGGACTTCGCCGCGGCCGCCCGGCGCGCCCTGGACGCCGGGTTCCAGGTCGCCGAGATCCACGGGGCCCACGGATACCTCATCAACCAGTTCCTTTCCCCGCACAGCAACCGCCGCACCGACGGCTACGGCGGAGACTTCGCCGGCCGCACCCGCTTCGCCCTCGAGGTCGTCGACGCCGTACGCGCCGTCTGGCCTGCCGACCTGCCGGTCTTCTTCAGGATCTCCGCGACCGACTGGCTGAGCGAGAACGCCGACGACGACCGCGAGGGCTGGACCGCCGACGACACCGTCCGCCTCGCCAAGGAGCTGCAGGCCCGGGGCGTGGACCTGATGGACGTCTCCACGGGCGGCAACGCCCCCAACGCCAGGATCGTCGCGGCTCCCGGGTACCAGGTGCCGTTCGCCGAGCGCGTCCGCAACGAGACCGGTATGCCCGTGGCGGCCGTCGGCATGATCACCGAACCCGACCAGGCGCAAGCCATCGTCGGCTCCGGTGGTGCGGACGCCGTCCTCCTCGGCCGCGAGCTGCTGCGCGACCCCTACTGGGCGCGCCACGCGGCCACCGCGCTGGGCGGGAAGGTCACCACCCCCGTCCAGTACCACCGCGCCTGA
- a CDS encoding GNAT family N-acetyltransferase: MTYTLRAYTPADEASWLRCRVLSFLGTAYYDDVDRAKPPIPAPGLELVAVDASGTVVGIMDTVVDTALATIDTVAVHPDHQHRGLGRALLHRTRAEVRERGATTLDAWTRDDPDTLAWYRAVGFAESDHYLHVYAHQYTAPGEPDRAILTPRPGLRLMAAFLHAKLEDEARMRAEFSRVHVCRRFSMPT; the protein is encoded by the coding sequence GTGACCTACACGCTGCGTGCGTACACCCCGGCGGACGAGGCGTCCTGGCTGCGCTGCAGGGTGCTCTCGTTCCTGGGCACCGCCTACTACGACGACGTCGACCGCGCCAAGCCGCCGATCCCGGCCCCCGGCCTGGAACTCGTCGCCGTCGACGCGTCGGGGACGGTCGTCGGCATCATGGACACCGTCGTCGACACCGCCCTGGCGACCATCGACACCGTCGCGGTCCACCCCGACCACCAGCACCGCGGTCTCGGCCGGGCCCTCCTGCACCGCACACGCGCCGAGGTCCGTGAGCGCGGCGCGACGACCCTCGACGCCTGGACCCGCGACGACCCGGACACCCTCGCCTGGTATCGCGCCGTGGGCTTCGCGGAGAGCGACCACTACCTGCACGTGTACGCCCACCAGTACACCGCTCCCGGCGAACCGGACCGCGCGATCCTCACCCCGCGCCCCGGCCTGCGGCTCATGGCCGCCTTCCTGCACGCGAAGCTCGAGGACGAGGCCCGCATGCGCGCGGAGTTCAGCCGCGTGCACGTGTGCCGACGCTTCTCCATGCCGACGTGA
- a CDS encoding AAA family ATPase, with product MIVWLNGTHGAGKTTTSALLQPLIPDSRVFDAEKVGETLMDITPGLPATDNFQHWPPWRPLVVETARHVLDYTGGTLVMPMTVLVERYWREISSGLARHAIPVRHFVLHADQDTLRARIAGDTVLGPDSPFRLQYLEPYAEAARTWLHGEAEVVDTTHLTPAQAAQQIAQALKG from the coding sequence ATGATCGTATGGCTCAACGGCACCCACGGCGCGGGCAAGACGACGACCAGTGCGCTCTTGCAGCCGCTGATCCCGGATTCACGGGTGTTCGACGCCGAGAAGGTCGGCGAGACGCTCATGGACATCACGCCCGGGCTGCCCGCGACGGACAACTTCCAGCACTGGCCGCCGTGGCGACCGCTCGTCGTCGAGACCGCCCGCCACGTACTCGACTACACCGGCGGCACTCTGGTGATGCCCATGACCGTCCTGGTCGAGCGGTACTGGCGCGAGATCAGCTCGGGCCTTGCCCGGCATGCCATCCCGGTCCGGCACTTCGTCCTGCATGCCGACCAGGACACCCTCCGCGCGCGCATCGCGGGCGACACGGTTCTCGGCCCCGACTCCCCGTTCCGTCTCCAGTACCTCGAGCCCTACGCCGAGGCGGCCCGCACCTGGTTGCATGGCGAGGCCGAGGTCGTCGACACCACGCACCTCACGCCCGCCCAGGCCGCCCAGCAGATCGCGCAGGCCCTCAAGGGCTGA